The sequence ttttcacgtctttatctcttacggggaaGACTGAGCCCAAAATCGCTAAGATccacggccacgttcagctggattgactaagtgatagaaatgagattcagatagggagggacacgttgctagcccatcaccttaaaGAATAAATCCCAAGCTGCTCAGCCTGTCCCTTAATTTGCTTTTACAGTATGTACGGGAAGGCAATCAGCTTGCTCTCATTCATGGCTACCAGTCCAGCACGGGAACTCGGTACTATTATACCTTAACAAGTCATTTATAGTCAAATAACTTTGGAAGTTAATAGTAATTATTTCTAGAATATTCCAAAGTTCCGGAGAAGTTTTATCCTCGGgagtatgaaaaaaatgaattaaatatgtgtacaatgtttatttgatagactcttttttttttctttttttttttatacgggacaaattacactgattgagttagcctcgaagtaagttcgaaacttgtgttacgagatactaactcaacgatactatattttataataaatacttatatagataaacatccaagacccaggccaatcagaaaaagttcttttctcatcatgccctggccgagattcgaacccgggacctctgttgtcacagacaagcgtactaccgctgagccacagaggccgtcaaaaagaACTCTAAAACTCTAAAAGAACATTACAAAACTTATTCCTAATCATCATAAAACACAAGTTTTTTATAGTctgaaaaaacaatttaacagGATTACACTCACGCACGATAAAAACTATGGAAcagaaatcataaaatatcaagTGTAAATACATATTCTTTATGTACTACATACTAATCTGCAGTTCTACCATCCTTATTATGTCGTCTCGGCAATATTGGTCTTTGGCCTTAagaatttataatgtattttgtatgtattgtttgttcgtttgtaaactctttattgcacatagaaaaaatgtaataaaaatacaaaacagtcattggatttagaagaatatgtacaatggcggacttatcccaatcgggatttcttccagtcaaccaatcatttgtatttgtgtattttatgtatcagttaaaagtaatataataaggTCTTAGTACGTTCCTGAGAACAAACGGCCTGCTCTGATAGGCTCAACCTCTCAAACAATTTCGTGCcatacaaattttttatttctgcgCAGATACATTGGcgtaactttaaaaaagtggTAATACTGCACCCAAATATGTATTCTAAACATTACATGATTAAGGTTCGACTGTAGAAGGTTTCTTTTTCTGTTTAGGCTTGTTATTCATCAAAGCTTTAGCTACCGCCTTCTCAAAGTCCACGGTTTTTGGCTGGTAATATTTACTACCTTTCATGTTCTCAATTAACTTCTCCACAGAAGTATCACCCAACAGATGCGCTAATGGATTCACACTCACTAATTTCTTACCATTCGGCAAAACTATTTCTTTCTCCTTCTTTTCTACTTTCGTCTCTTTCTTCTTGTTTGGAGTTTTGACTACGTCGCTAATCTTCAGAATTTTGTAATACGGCGCTTCGGGTAATAGAGTCGCTATCCGGATTTGATCCAATTCTTTGGGTACGTTAGGGAGTACAATTTTGCGTACCGTCGGCTGCGTTCTCATTTCGGTACCTTCTAGCATGACCTCTTGAGCTACATCCGGTATCTGGTCGAGTCTCTCGTCAGTTACCATCTCTTCGTAATGATCATATATGTCATTATCGTTGTCGTAGTAAGCATCTTCATTGCGGTACGGCTCAGTGAATAACCGCCTACTTTCAACGTTCACCACTTTGACTGTCACATTTTGTCGTTCAGAATAATCAGGTTTAAATCTTACAGGCATCGCTAGTTTCGTCCTTGAAGTGCTATTTATGGTCGCTTTCGGTTGGAACTTTGTCAATTTAATGAAAGGCGGCTTCGGTGGGCAGTTCAGTGTCTTGATCATTATGTTACTTTCTATTTCAATGTTCTTCTTTGCTTCAATGCTTTCTGGAGTGAAATTTTCAATGAAGTTCTGAACGGATCCTTTGGAGCTTGCTTTTAATATTGCAGGTTCTTCGTGAGTATCGCAGTCCACTTTCTTTATTGTTCTTTGGAATTTTTCAGTTATTGTTAAATTGTCTTCTATGTAACTAGACTGATTAGATAAAGTGTTTGTATTAAACTTTTTGCGTTTagctaatatatttttgagtgTTTCCGTCAGTTTTGACGATGAATGCTCTTTAGCGATATGAGCAGACAGCTTCACTCTTGAAGGAAATTTTCTGCCACATTTCACACAACTAACCCTCACATTCGGATGCGCAGAGTTCATGTGCTGgtgataattttgaaatgtagAGCAAGACTTGTTGCAATATTTGCATGTGAACCGTTCTTTATTACTAATATGTTTCTTTACTTTCTGTATTTTTCTTGGCCTCGCTCgtcttcttatattttttcttatttgcaAAAGAGGTTGATCATCAGATGAATCAGATCCAAAATCTTCAAGTGTCTCTTCAGCTCGAGTAGATTTGGTTTtcctttttgttttctttccaGACTCATTTGCTTCATCCTCTGTTGGTGCTTCTGTCTCTGTTGCCATGAAGTCATAATTCATTGGTTTGCTCGCAACTTCCATTGCTACAAGAGCATTATCAGATTTGGAAGTGTTCTCAGTTTCTTCTAAACTTTTCTCATGCTCTGTACTGGTTTCTGCAGTACATTCATTTTCAGTAGTTTTATCTGTGTTACCATCAGCGGCGCCATCTTTCTGAATCTCCACCTTTTTCTCTTTGAAATAAACGTGGAATTTCTCATCAAACTCCACAGAGCCAACGCTGTTGTGCACCATTTTGATGTGAATTGTAAAATTCTTCCTTATTCTGAACTTTTTGTCACATATATTGCAACAATACGGCTCTATATCCTTGTGTTTTGTGACAAAATGTGCAAATAACTTTTTCGGATGCATGAAAACCATATCGCAATAAACAcatttgtatttatacatTGAAACATCGTGTGACCTTTCAATGTGCTTATCAAGGGCCACTTTTCCCACGCATTCTCTCTGACAATATTTGCAAACAAGAACGGAGATGGCTAACGGATGCTTTTCTATTTGATGTTTTGACAAATCGTCCAATTTCTCAAACACAATACCACATTTATGACATTTGATCGCTTTACAATTCTTGCAGTGGGTTTTCCAAATATGAATCGGGAATGCTTTGAAACATTCCCCACACATTTTCTCAACATTTCTTGTGCTATTGTCACACGCTACACGACCAGACAGATGCCTAATAAggctttttttgtttttgtacacATTATGGCACGAATTACAAGACAACGATCGGCAATTCTGCCAACTTAAGTGTTGAATATAATCATCAAGATGAAGAAATGTAGAGCTGCAAGCTGAACACTTCAACTTATTCTTTGCATCCTTGAGAAGATTAAATCTCATGTTAATTACAGATGACAAATGGGGCAAGCAGTCGTGGAGCAAGACACCATTAGTACTATCTCCATCTTTATGTTCATCAAATTCATGTTTCTCCAATTCAACAATATTAATGAACTGGCGTTCACAACGCGAACAAGCGTATTGAGTCGCGTTAGGAGAAACTATATGCGTTTTCTCGTGTTTCTTGCAATAATTCAAATCCACAAAAGCTCTGGAACAATACTGgcacatatttaaatttagtaaatGGCTATCTCTGATGTGTATTGCATAATCTTCAATACTTCTCTGTTTGCGATCACAAAATTGACAGGTTAGTATACCAGTTATATGGACTTGACTCTTGTGGATGTTCAGGTCTTCTAAATCTAGGAACTCTGCGAAGCAAATGCCGCAGGTGGTGTCTGTGTCCATGTAATCTATCTCAGGTTCGTCCATGATAGTGCTTAAGAACCTAATCGATCCCTTTAGTTGttaacaaaaatgttaaattctCGCAAAAAGACTCAAACCCACTATGTAACCATAACcaaacttaaaaattgttataaactGAAGCCAACCAAAAACAGCAAAATGAACGGTCAATGTCACAGTGACATTTTAACTCAAATTGTTTTAACGCAATTGTTTATTTCATGGCCACGGAAtcctaaatatttatcatcTTTGGTTGGGGTTATTTACAGGCTATTCACTAACAGCGAACTCTCttcaaaataacatacaaacgtaataaaatcacgcctcttttccagaAGGGTAGGCACTACATTttcccacttgccacaatcgcTGGATCTTTATTCACAATTCTACATTCTACATGTTgctgaagaaaatgctgcataGCAGATTCTTTTGCACTGACGGTTTGGAAGTGACACTAACAAAAGCTTTGAAAGTGATTCTAAAAAGTGTTAATTCAAATCAAattcgacgtcaaccaatactgtgaaaccaaacgatatgacaattattaagtgatgtttgaaatgttatatgattaatatgataataaataaagaaatagaaTTATATTGACTCATAAATCAAGATTCATAAGGTGCGTTGGGGTAAATTCGGATTGTTTTTCGTTGTGTTTGACAGGtcatgtttatgtttttttttctagacttatattttaattaaaacattaagttTAATTGGGAATTGTTTATGAAATGTCAAAGTATCAAATCTAAATGCGGATATCTCGCTAAACTAAATGATTGCCGCATAAACAGAGTTTAAAGTacacaaagatttttttaaatccatgGGTAAGATCGGATGTAGTGGGGGTAAGTTCGGAAATGATATAAAATCGATTTTATGGCTCAGAACATACAGCCCATAATAGCAAAATATCCGACCTTTAACTTGCCTGTAACCCAGATCAATCAAATTTTACTGGAAAAGCCATAACACACAAACGACGCGGCTCAGTGACGGACGCGGACTGCGGGGAGGTGCACAACAAAATGGCATCTAGCGCTATGTTGTCAGTTTAGAAAAATTACTAATGATTTCGTAAATATTCAAAGAAAACGGTCTTCCCCCATTCACGATGTTACCCCAACGCACCTTACTCAAAACTAACGAGCATCGTTAGTTTTGAGTTTCTAGACTTGATCTGACGGAACTTACTCGATCGACAAGTAAACACTCGCTGTCCCATTTTAcatcatattaaaaagctaCACTGAGATAATTCCTAATGGTTTCAAAATTCATCTACTCACTTAGCAAATATGTCTCGAGGCAACAAGTCGCAGAGACAAATTGCAAAATGAATAGAGCCCGTTAAACAGATCACGTTGTTAGCTGTCAAACTTCAAAATCTAACATGTCACCATTGGACTGTCACCAGATGCCCGTACGATATTAAAACCGCGGCGGAGTCTTCTGCCATGCACAAAATCAAGATTTACAGGTAATTTCATGTATaattatctacaaaaaaactTATTCACTACTCACCTAGTCATATAATGAGAGTTTGTAACATTGGATTGTCATTCTAACCTAAAAGCGAGGGattgatattttcataaataaatttacaatgcttagaaattataatgtaatatatGTGCCGGTCTGCAATTGTGATATGTTTGTGTTCTTGAGCTTGCATTGTTTATGTTAATcgttttagttttatattttctgtgtGCCAGAGAGTTCTATAACTTTCTCATTTTCACTTTGCCCTATCTTGTTGGGTAGTTATACCAAAGTTGCCTGAATCGTGCGAGTTGTattgttatttacatatttgttCGGTAAGTGATCGCTAATTGCATttcaaacaatatatttacatcATTTTCCTTGTCATTGAGTCATATTTATATCTCTTCACATTATTATGGAAGGGTGTTTAGCTTTTCTGTATTTTGTGTACTTATCTATAAAATTGATACATTAGCATGAATCACATAAATTGGGCTATATAGAGAATACAACAATAAACTTATACTGTTCTGTTCTAGTACAATTATATAGTTACACagaaaaaaacacacaaattgagttagccttgaagtaagtttaaGACTTTAGTTAAGAGATATTATGTCAatgataccatattttataataaaaactaacatagataaacatctaagatgcaggccaatcagagaaattttgttccttttcatgccctggccgaacCCTGGACCTACTGagacacagacaagcatattacaaaactaaatatttttttaatatctacaaATGTTTCTGTCTTCACTACTACATATGGAACatgcatataaaatttatataaactttctATAAAGTTTATACAAGATTTTTTGCGAGCATATGCTCGTAAAAAGCTCAATATTGCGGTGCACAAAAGAAAGGGAACTCTATCTGCTTATGACCACTGTTGtacattgttattatttaaataaaagttaacttaAATGAaactcaatatattttttttttttttttttcagatctTGATATGCGGTGATACTCTCCCAACACTACtaccaattttgttttaataaaataattatcagaAATCCTTTtttggaattgaaattttgcacaATCACAAGTTTAGGCGTCGTACGGGCAACCAAATTAACCATTTCATAAGCTCTTTCGGGGGAAGACTTCAAATCTTGGTCGACCACCAAGACAGGTCTTGAATCACTGTACagatttcgttttttttacacactTTTGACAATGGCTGAGGCGGACGAACTCGCcaacaaaatggcggacttGACCGTCCTTTCGTTTAGGAAGGTGGATGACGTGAAACGCTTGGCAAAGCATTTCCAGAAGATTCTGAACAACCCGATCACGCAACAGAACGCGGTTGTTCACAAGTATTTGAGTGATCTTAACGAGACGCACAAAAAAGTGTTCCTTCAAAAACGCGAAGGTGTAGAAGTAGAGTATATTTTTACGACTGAAAAGAAGAGTAGCCTTCAGAGGCAACGCTTCAACAGTCTGCCAGTGAGCGAAGTACCTGAGTTATTGAAAGCGGAACTGCTGACCGATGAGAATGCAAAACAAGTGCACATTTGCACCGACTGTCAGGTCGAAATAGAGTTGAATGACGAGGAACCTCTTATGGAATCGCTGCAGCGACATTTTAACTTAGAAGTGCACTTGCCCAAGTTGAAACGAGAGAGTGTGGTGGACGTGTCCGAGCCTGTCGTCCTACCAAACATGTCCAGGAGACTCTCTGCTATGGAATGTGGGGAAACTCCAGCTCAAAGTTTGGATCAGATCATGCAAATGGTCAAGCCTATGGAGAAGTTGGATCGCACGTTTTTGGCCAGGCTGGAGACATCCTTGATTCGTCTGCTTCCAGACAATTCCGAAGCGAGTATTAACGCAgccataaaattttaccaaagTGCTTATGATAAACTGCGCCAGGAGATTGACGGTATAGACTTCTCGACCCAAACCAGCTCCGTAGCTCCAATAATTATGAGCATCAAAGACAATGTTTACCAGAACTTCGCGGCAGATTCCAATAAAAACATAGAGAATGATGAAAACGAGCAAGCTGCAGATAAACCATTTAAGAGTCAAGTTAAAAAATACCGTTACTATGGTCCCATCGAGAATTTCATCCTGAAATTACTGGCCAATCACAAGTTACTGTCTTTAGTTGACGACCGCACTGGTAAACTAGCTTTTTTCTGCATAGCTTGCGAGTATTATACCCTCAGGTTCCGCTACGACAGCGTTCTAAACCACGTGTTCAGTGAATCGCACATCCACAACCTCTCGTGTATCTTGCAGGCTGATAAACACATTCCTTTCTCCATGGACGAAACCTCCATTGAGAAAATCAAAGAAATGAACCGTAAGTTCCTTTACGGGCACGACGTCGTCGAAGACGTCAACGGACTGAGATGTGGCCTTTGCAAAACGTCAATTGAGCCCCTAGAAGCTTCCACTAATCATATTCTCGACGAGAATCATCTTGCCAAGTTGTCAGACAAGCTTTATCGTAGAATGAGAGCGAATAACCCAGACGGGTCGGTCCCAGACGAGTGGGGCCCGAAAGATTTGGACTGGACAAAGTTCCTAGCGAGCGTCGGGCGGCCGCAGCATAATCGAGACCACGTCATCATAGAGAACTTCATCAAACCATCCGGGAAAATAGCAAATTACTGCGCATGCTGCGACATGACTCTGAAAGGGCCCAGGCAGGTTTTATTCAACCACGTCCGCCAGAAGAAGCATTTACGCAACGCCGCCCCGCACAAGCTGGTGATGCTTTACAAGAACCATTGCCGGCCTTCCGAATACTTCGCCAGTTTCGGCAATTTCTACGTGTGCACGATTTGCCCTGAATACGTCGCGTTGCCGTCTTTCGCCGCGATAGTCAACCATTTCGACAGTCAATTACACGTGGAGACCATATCGAAATTGATCCGTTCAGCTTTGTATGCGGACAACGTCGATAAAGAGTTATTAGCTGTCCACAATATAACCGAAGACGGGAGTAAATGCGAATTGTGCGATGAGAGTTTCAATAGCATGAATGAAGCTATTAATCACGTGCTAACCAGCATCGAGCATCAGAACAATGCCGTAGACGTGAAACTCCGAGCGAACAGAGGCgacattataagtttgtaCATGCGTGGTAACTACATCCTCCATAGCGAAGGATCAACTTTTAATTGCAAATCGTGCGGCGGTGTATTCAACTCTATAAGATCACTGCTCGCGCATTTGGTTTACGCCGACCATTTTACAGTGAGACCTAATTCGGAGAATGTTTTCCGTTTTTATTTGGAGTTGAAGCATAATATTATCATGTTGGGGAGGAATAAGTATGTGTACTATGATTTCGGGAAGCTTAAATGCGGGGTATGTGACGGAGATGTCGCGGAGGGTGAGAACGCCAAGAGGCATGTTGTGTCTCCGAGGCACAGGGAGAACATGGGGGCCACTTATGTTATGAACGATGTGACTGCTATGGAGTGAGGTGGGTGTTGTAtgagtctttttttttatatacgggacaaattacacagattgagttagcctcgaagtaagttcgagacttgtgttacgagatactaactcaacggtactatattttataataaatacttatatataaacataacaatCCAAGaaccagaccaatcagaaaaagttcttttctcgtcatgccctggccgggattcgaacctggtacctccggtgtcacagacaagcgtactaccgctgcgccaaagatgccgtcaaaatttatttttcttatgtctTATGTGATTACTTTCGTTATTCTCCCAGCCCTTTATAATTAGACCACTCGATATATTTCGACCCATTTTATATGTCGTAGAAGCCGAATAAGGGAGAGGCTTTTTTGAGCTTGCTACCAACGTGAGTGGTTTAGACATACTTGTTTCCAGAGTTTAAAgtaaacagacaaacatacaagcAAGTCGCGTAGTGTCTTCTTTAGAGTTGTATACAATATTAAGAATTATGCTATAAAGCATTCACAATGTAAAAAATTCATAGTTACAGATTTCTAGCTCATTCTCATTGggattcttataggcgatgggctagcaacctgtcactattagaatatgaattccatcattaaactatacagctgaatatacattttgtagtctttttaagactgtgggCTCAGTTAACGCCGCaagatatatacgtgactatacatatgtatgtattctaccGCCAATTTTCCAGGTAGCGCCTGTTATTAATTGGAACATGTAAaagcataatttatttaagtgaaaaaataaaagctattctttttttatatttttttttcagtaaatgCATGCAGCCAGCTGACGAAGACGTTAAGGTGCGTTCTGACACTAGAGTTACGTTCCACTTGATCTGACAGCTGTCTATAGTACATTCGAAACTGATACATAACCACagatttactatttttatgagCTACAGCACAGTTTGCCCGCGCGAATTAGGCGCCATCTTGCATgcaagtttatttatacatatatttcggtgttttttttctgttgaattttttaaaattaatttacatattccTTGTTCTATGTCCATTATAATTCAGTTATTCAGCGGTGTTATGTTTCGGACTCCGATTCAAATGATCTATAAATGCTTGGTTACtgagttatttttaagtgaaacAAAATGTGATCATTGCGCCTGatattacaaattttgaaCGTATCTAAAGTGAATTGTTActctttaaaacatttttataagccatcaatattaataagtcTCTGTTAGATgcaaaaattgttaaaataaattgctccgtatttttatctgttaatagatatttttgttatggACATTGTGTAAcgatcaatatattttatcgatATCGGCAGTTCGGCTGTCGATAGATATGCTCGGTAACAAAAGTGTTTTGTTCACaatgatatacatatttttattttatataatttatccaATTTATTCTAGCATTGAAACAAAACCTTATGAATAGAAAAATGCCTTCATATTTCTAGTAGTGTGCCGTTCTCGGGAATATATCCAATTTAATACACTCAATATAAAACAGTtaatggaaaattttaatttttaccacATCAcaattagtaatatttttatcacaataaaaTTGTCAGGTACCGTTATTATTAGCACTCCTCAATATCACAAACACTGTATGAAATACAATGAAAACTGTATTTGTTCTCTGACAATGTCGATTTGAGAAAGGCACATCACTAgttaaaacttataatatttactaaaCAGATGTTTTTACAAGTTTCATATACTCTTTACAACTAACTaacatatacattataaatagtGTACTAAAATGTTCTTCCATACAGATCTAGTTTTATTATGCACATTttaataggtttatttttaaaaatcttgaattttttttgtatatatgaatgatataacaatattatgaaagattatgtttatttgcattgtgtgattttaattaagttattaaataatttgaagttttaaagattattctactattgttttgGTAATTTTAACGAAAAACCACACTGaaaatttctgaaaatatGTACAGAAGGGGACACACTTTCCACAGAAATTTAATGGGCGAATCTAATCTTAATCAATTGATATTGTATAGTTTTTGatccaaaatattttaaatatcgtttatgatattaaatgcttgtgcaatacaaagtttttagcgAAAATCAAGTTAAACTTGTCCAAGTCAAAAGCCCAGAAAGTCCATAGACATCCAAAATGAATATGCAATATGATTTTgtcaaattgtttaaattgtttCTGACGTGTcgatcaaaaataaaactaaatatctttgtgtatttttatctGTAAGCAGTTTTATGCCACTTTTTGGAATAGTATATACAATTCTGGCTGCGTCCTGGACTATTACATTAAAAGaatgcaattaaaaataataatatccaaagttttttcacaaaaaagaTCGACATTGTATTTGCATGAATTTATCGATATTTGTTGATGAGCAACACTAGCGTTACTCACCATTGGTACCATTTATTACATCTTGCCTCTCGCTTGGTATTCTTGGGAGTGACTTTTTAAAGAACCGCtgtgtatgttaatttttgtattattcgGTGATTTAGTAATCAAGAAATTTTTGGgcaattatttgaaaaaaaaaagtgttatttTTGGTTAAACCATGTgtgttcttatttattttacaacttcAATTTCGATCTCTGTACAAGGgtatgtaagaaataaagactaATTCTGccaacgatttttttttactaaataagaacttttttaatgtcaattgtacattatatataaaaacaaaatcatagaATGGTTTCTAAAGACGTGAATTGactgtaatataattttagccATACAGAATCATGATTTTAGAATCAGTTGTTTTGTGTCCGTACTTTTTGcgaaattgtttaatttgatGTTAGTTTTTATTGCGAAGTAACCATGCCATAATATTGTAACGTTACGATCGAGTGGAACgaactgttctttttttttactttttaattattttctagtgtattttttaacatctCGTCTATAGCTACGTCTCGTTgaacaatgaaataatattaaagtaaatcgtttttaaaattttaataaatgaagtaattttttatttgatgacGTGTTTCATTTGGAGAATTTCGATTCCGCCCGTGTGAGATGCACCCTATATCCTTCCCAGTACTCCGATTGGTTTAGTGGTTTTTACGTGGAAgccggacaaacaaacacacttttacgtttattatattagtatagactagCTGTTGCGCGCGACTTTGTCTGCCGTAAATCATATCATTGTCACTTTAGTTCaaaagttaacaaaaaaagGGA is a genomic window of Amyelois transitella isolate CPQ chromosome 28, ilAmyTran1.1, whole genome shotgun sequence containing:
- the LOC106133739 gene encoding zinc finger protein 600-like, which encodes MDEPEIDYMDTDTTCGICFAEFLDLEDLNIHKSQVHITGILTCQFCDRKQRSIEDYAIHIRDSHLLNLNMCQYCSRAFVDLNYCKKHEKTHIVSPNATQYACSRCERQFINIVELEKHEFDEHKDGDSTNGVLLHDCLPHLSSVINMRFNLLKDAKNKLKCSACSSTFLHLDDYIQHLSWQNCRSLSCNSCHNVYKNKKSLIRHLSGRVACDNSTRNVEKMCGECFKAFPIHIWKTHCKNCKAIKCHKCGIVFEKLDDLSKHQIEKHPLAISVLVCKYCQRECVGKVALDKHIERSHDVSMYKYKCVYCDMVFMHPKKLFAHFVTKHKDIEPYCCNICDKKFRIRKNFTIHIKMVHNSVGSVEFDEKFHVYFKEKKVEIQKDGAADGNTDKTTENECTAETSTEHEKSLEETENTSKSDNALVAMEVASKPMNYDFMATETEAPTEDEANESGKKTKRKTKSTRAEETLEDFGSDSSDDQPLLQIRKNIRRRARPRKIQKVKKHISNKERFTCKYCNKSCSTFQNYHQHMNSAHPNVRVSCVKCGRKFPSRVKLSAHIAKEHSSSKLTETLKNILAKRKKFNTNTLSNQSSYIEDNLTITEKFQRTIKKVDCDTHEEPAILKASSKGSVQNFIENFTPESIEAKKNIEIESNIMIKTLNCPPKPPFIKLTKFQPKATINSTSRTKLAMPVRFKPDYSERQNVTVKVVNVESRRLFTEPYRNEDAYYDNDNDIYDHYEEMVTDERLDQIPDVAQEVMLEGTEMRTQPTVRKIVLPNVPKELDQIRIATLLPEAPYYKILKISDVVKTPNKKKETKVEKKEKEIVLPNGKKLVSVNPLAHLLGDTSVEKLIENMKGSKYYQPKTVDFEKAVAKALMNNKPKQKKKPSTVEP
- the LOC106133714 gene encoding uncharacterized protein LOC106133714; its protein translation is MAEADELANKMADLTVLSFRKVDDVKRLAKHFQKILNNPITQQNAVVHKYLSDLNETHKKVFLQKREGVEVEYIFTTEKKSSLQRQRFNSLPVSEVPELLKAELLTDENAKQVHICTDCQVEIELNDEEPLMESLQRHFNLEVHLPKLKRESVVDVSEPVVLPNMSRRLSAMECGETPAQSLDQIMQMVKPMEKLDRTFLARLETSLIRLLPDNSEASINAAIKFYQSAYDKLRQEIDGIDFSTQTSSVAPIIMSIKDNVYQNFAADSNKNIENDENEQAADKPFKSQVKKYRYYGPIENFILKLLANHKLLSLVDDRTGKLAFFCIACEYYTLRFRYDSVLNHVFSESHIHNLSCILQADKHIPFSMDETSIEKIKEMNRKFLYGHDVVEDVNGLRCGLCKTSIEPLEASTNHILDENHLAKLSDKLYRRMRANNPDGSVPDEWGPKDLDWTKFLASVGRPQHNRDHVIIENFIKPSGKIANYCACCDMTLKGPRQVLFNHVRQKKHLRNAAPHKLVMLYKNHCRPSEYFASFGNFYVCTICPEYVALPSFAAIVNHFDSQLHVETISKLIRSALYADNVDKELLAVHNITEDGSKCELCDESFNSMNEAINHVLTSIEHQNNAVDVKLRANRGDIISLYMRGNYILHSEGSTFNCKSCGGVFNSIRSLLAHLVYADHFTVRPNSENVFRFYLELKHNIIMLGRNKYVYYDFGKLKCGVCDGDVAEGENAKRHVVSPRHRENMGATYVMNDVTAME